A part of Acidobacteriota bacterium genomic DNA contains:
- a CDS encoding S8 family serine peptidase: MYRFIFTVFLLFIFITATALPLPIPAVRASQSEANFELLQGYLDAAPDGMDVRYAWTLAGGKAENVGIIDIEVNWNLRHNDLVTPTANPLLFVEGFDPHPELTKDHGAAVLGELIAADDGIGVTGIAPRAHIGLINPLPQQGSVSQIAAAINQAARALQAGDILLIEDQSAKGPRLNPQTGTGLLPIEYEQDVYTAIKDATDRGIVVIEPAGNGAENLDDPIYNNLFNRNRDSGAILVGAGFPPVNFFARGTNLSATDESNYGSRVDVQGWGRGIVTCGFGDLQNSDGENNFYTSKFGGTSGASAMVAGAAAVLQSIIKQRGLQPLTSQQMRSLFRSTGTLQTGNKVIGPRPDLRKAIAALESTDQPPRITFVKFKPGAGKLIVEGENFIPGDAVIEVNGVAVAKMKYPAEFFLPNGTTTYLLAKGQTTSTVPGGVDLSITVYNRSKDRRSEPVIYRY; this comes from the coding sequence TTGTATCGTTTCATCTTCACTGTTTTTTTACTCTTCATTTTTATCACCGCCACCGCGCTTCCACTTCCAATCCCGGCGGTGAGGGCATCGCAAAGTGAGGCAAATTTTGAACTGTTACAAGGCTATCTCGATGCCGCGCCGGACGGCATGGATGTACGTTATGCGTGGACGCTTGCCGGTGGAAAAGCTGAAAACGTCGGCATCATTGATATAGAGGTCAATTGGAATCTTCGGCATAACGATTTGGTTACGCCCACTGCAAATCCGCTGCTTTTTGTCGAAGGGTTTGACCCGCATCCCGAACTCACAAAAGACCACGGCGCAGCCGTGCTCGGTGAACTCATTGCCGCAGATGATGGCATAGGCGTAACCGGCATTGCCCCTCGCGCCCATATCGGATTGATTAATCCCTTACCGCAACAAGGCTCGGTCTCGCAAATCGCCGCTGCCATCAATCAGGCGGCTCGCGCTCTGCAAGCCGGTGACATCCTGTTAATCGAAGACCAGTCCGCCAAAGGGCCAAGGCTGAATCCGCAAACCGGTACAGGGCTTTTGCCCATCGAATATGAACAGGATGTTTATACTGCGATTAAAGACGCCACCGACCGTGGTATTGTGGTGATTGAACCGGCGGGCAATGGCGCGGAAAATCTCGATGACCCAATCTATAACAATTTATTCAATCGCAATCGCGATTCCGGTGCGATACTGGTCGGCGCAGGATTTCCGCCTGTGAATTTTTTTGCGCGCGGAACCAATCTCTCGGCGACCGATGAATCGAATTACGGTTCGCGTGTCGATGTGCAGGGTTGGGGACGCGGCATTGTCACCTGCGGGTTTGGCGATTTGCAAAATAGTGATGGAGAAAATAATTTTTATACCTCGAAATTCGGCGGCACTTCGGGGGCAAGCGCGATGGTTGCCGGTGCTGCAGCGGTTTTACAAAGCATCATCAAACAACGCGGTCTGCAACCGCTCACCTCGCAGCAGATGCGTTCATTGTTCAGGTCAACCGGAACCTTGCAAACCGGCAATAAAGTGATTGGACCCCGTCCAGATTTACGAAAAGCCATCGCGGCGCTTGAATCTACTGACCAACCGCCGCGCATTACCTTTGTGAAGTTCAAACCGGGCGCGGGTAAATTGATTGTCGAAGGCGAAAATTTTATTCCCGGTGATGCGGTGATTGAAGTGAATGGCGTAGCGGTGGCGAAGATGAAATACCCTGCGGAATTTTTCCTGCCCAACGGCACGACGACTTATCTGTTAGCCAAAGGACAAACAACCTCAACGGTTCCCGGTGGAGTGGATTTGAGCATTACGGTTTACAACCGCAGCAAAGACCGCCGCTCGGAACCTGTGATTTATCGTTATTGA
- a CDS encoding PLDc N-terminal domain-containing protein, which translates to MFNLLLTIIIIVLDVIAISNVLKSRHDNFTKAVLIVLILFFPFIGAGVYLLVFRDKGY; encoded by the coding sequence ATGTTCAATTTGCTTCTCACAATTATCATCATCGTTTTGGATGTCATCGCTATCAGCAATGTGCTGAAATCGCGTCACGATAATTTCACCAAAGCGGTGTTAATTGTTCTTATACTATTTTTCCCGTTTATTGGCGCGGGCGTCTATTTGTTGGTCTTCCGCGATAAGGGATATTGA